A stretch of Plasmodium chabaudi chabaudi strain AS genome assembly, chromosome: 14 DNA encodes these proteins:
- a CDS encoding male development gene 1, putative gives MKRINIPTSAIGCLLLFLLSSQNAQYECMNIKGSSNNGSENKANLNAQNGKLNTKWSETGYNFMDLIKNGYVKNKDLDDIKDDLASELATKIQNTVSNYIKEDHDEDEINDDDIKKLKIYVKDISEYVGLKAADLLDKNLENALKPIIENKGSDKPESKLSNEGTSSFRFNNEIIDDEDPEQEIDHFADDLTDEYEVKQIENLEHYDQEINPHH, from the coding sequence ATGAAGCGTATTAATATTCCAACATCAGCTATAGGGtgtctattattatttttgttgaGCTCCCAAAATGCTCAATACGAGTGCATGAATATAAAAGGGTCATCAAATAATGGAAGTGAAAACAAGGCAAATTTGAACGCtcaaaatggaaaattaaatacaaaatggaGTGAGACtggatataattttatggatctcataaaaaatggctatgtgaaaaataaagactTAGATGATATTAAAGATGATCTAGCTTCTGAATTAGCtacaaaaatacaaaataccGTAagcaattatataaaagaagaCCATGATGAAGATGAGATAAATgatgatgatataaaaaaattgaagatTTATGTAAAGGACATTTCTGAATATGTAGGTTTAAAAGCAGCAGACTTATTAGATAAAAACTTAGAAAATGCTCTTAAACCtattatagaaaataaaggaTCTGACAAACCCGAAAGTAAATTAAGTAACGAAGGTACAAGCAGTTTTAGATTTAACAACGAAATTATTGACGATGAAGACCCTGAGCAAGAAATTGATCATTTTGCAGATGATTTAACTGATGAATATGAAGTTAAGCAAATTGAAAATTTGGAACACTATGATCAGGAAATAAATCCAcatcattaa
- a CDS encoding cell traversal protein for ookinetes and sporozoites, with amino-acid sequence MNKLTKLSVISSVLVFFCFFNVLCLRGKNGSEMSSSLEGGVESAIRIKNSLESFISESASLDDIGNGLAETITNEIFSAVQQDSSSFLQTQFDIKKHIKENAKKVLIEAIRLGLEPVEKIVAKSIQPPKINRHTYSLVSPVVKSLFNKIEEAVHKPVSDSIWEYEGGEEYDESEEDNYEDELFN; translated from the coding sequence atgaataaattaacaaaattgtCGGTTATATCATCTGTccttgtatttttttgcttttttaaCGTTCTTTGTTTGAGAGGCAAAAATGGGTCAGAAATGTCATCATCACTTGAAGGTGGAGTGGAATCTGCCATTCGTATAAAAAACAGTTTAGAGTCATTTATATCAGAATCTGCATCATTGGATGATATTGGAAATGGATTAGCTGAAACAATTACCAATGAAATCTTTAGTGCAGTTCAACAAGActcatcatcatttttacaAACTCAATTtgacataaaaaaacatataaaagaaaatgcaaAGAAAGTACTTATTGAAGCCATAAGATTAGGATTGGAACCAGTTGAGAAGATTGTAGCAAAATCTATTCAACCCCCTAAAATCAACCGACATACATACTCATTAGTGTCTCCAGTAGTAAAATCACTTTTTAACAAGATAGAAGAGGCTGTTCACAAACCAGTTAGTGATAGTATATGGGAGTATGAAGGTGGTGAAGAATACGACGAAAGTGAAGAAGATAACTACGAGGATGagttatttaattaa